A genomic region of Halichondria panicea chromosome 5, odHalPani1.1, whole genome shotgun sequence contains the following coding sequences:
- the LOC135336347 gene encoding solute carrier family 15 member 4-like encodes MKYKLRYFYSKGAFLVLVWMMLITSALTFLFLVLTKSGSIQTYPHSKDQIFLLLPMIAFIPISGWLADVWYGNFKVFRFGAVLLFVSAVLTCICLIIKEEGVYPTVIRITSTAAVLVAYIGVSACLVTAFQLGLDQMPDASSDNIISFIKWLIVSALFGVWISEIILKNTIYCAFVDTGNKYIFFSLYPVFAMSILCCSIFLLAQKWLIIEPKSPQSLKIIYQILKFAAKHKAPLNRSALTYWEEDVPSRMDLGKSRYGGPFTTEQVEDVKTFFKIIVIQIPLFFVSLSFHIHLNHQSSFPLSRCTSVLINIFTYHPFVCAMLVTLISEFIVYPLVKMEPPSILKQIGFACFIIVVANIGLLSAEVVSYFHDIQIWIEIASSVMGGLVYLSFLTILILLFACAQSPYNMRGLLVGIALLLHASSLGLGGVLFNIMINLCNKCYNYIIYSSVMVAEIVYSGVPKKHHTQDRARGADIPPAGRDTRGHEILGS; translated from the exons ATGAAGTACAAGCTGCGATATTTCTACTCAAAAGGAGCTTTTCTAGTTCTTGTGTGGATGATGCTTATAACATCAGCATTGACTTTCCTATTTCTTGTGCTCACCAAATCAGGGAGCATTCAAACATATCCTCACTCGAAAGACCAGATATTTCTTTTATTACCGATGATTGCCTTCATTCCCATATCAGGCTGGCTAGCTGATGTTTGGTATGGAAACTTCAAAGTGTTTAGGTTTGGTGCAGTACTATTATTTGTTTCAGCGGTATTGACCTGCATTTGTTTGATAATTAAGGAAGAGGGAGTTTATCCAACTGTGATAAGGATCACTTCAACTGCAGCTGTATTAGTTGCATATATTGGAGTTAGTGCATGCCTAGTAACAGCTTTTCAGCTaggcttggatcagatgccagatgcttcgtcTGACAACATCATAAGTTTTATCAAGTGGCTCATTGTCTCAGCTCTCTTTGGTGTATGGATTAGTGAGATTATCCTAAAAAACACAATATATTGTGCTTTCGTTGATACTGGCAATAAATACATTTTTTTCAGTCTCTACCCAGTGTTTGCTATGAGCATTCTGTGCTGTAGTATTTTTCTTTTAGCCCAAAAATGGCTGATTATTGAGCCAAAAtcacctcagtccctcaaaatcatctaccaaattctcaagtttgcagccaagcacaaagctcccctcaatcgcagtgctctcacatactgggaagaagacgtaccttcaagaatggacctgggaaagtcgagatacggtggtccattcactacagagcaagttgaagatgtgaaaacgtTCTTTAAGATTATTGTTATCCAAATACCATTGTTTTTTGTCTCATTATCATTTCATATACATCTTAATCACCAATCATCATTTCCTCTCAGCAGATGCACTTCTGTACTTATTAATATCTTTACTTATCATCCTTTTGTCTGTGCAATGTTAGTAACGCTTATCTCAGAATTTATAGTCTATCCTCTAGTTAAAATGGAACCACCAAGTATCCTGAAACAGATTGGATTTGCTTGCTTCATCATTGTGGTAGCAAATATAGGATTGTTAAGTGCAGAAGTTGTGAGCTATTTCCATGATATACaaatttggattgaaatagctAGTTCAGTAATGGGCGGTCTTGTTTACTTGTCTTTCTTGACAATATTGATTCTGTTGTTTGCTTGTGCGCAATCTCCATATAACATGCGTGGTCTTTTGGTAGGAATCGCATTATTACTTCATGCTTCATCATTAGGCCTTGGGGGAGTTCTCTTTAACATCATGATCAACCTTTGTAacaaatgctacaactatataatatattcgtcagtcatg GTGGCTGAAATTGTGTATAGCGGAGTGCCCAAAAAGCATCACACTCAAGATCGAGCTAGAGGAGCAGATATTCCACCTGCTGGCAGAGACACAAGAGGACATGAGATACTGGGCTCATGA